The following is a genomic window from Candidatus Epulonipiscium sp..
CTCTAAGCAATGCATGGATTATTTTCAATAAAAGCCTCTGAAGCCCTTGATATTAAAGCATCTATGCACTCTGTCACTATTATGACACGAGCCCCGGTGGCAAAATAAGAGCTAGATTAAACAATCTAGCTCTTATTGGAAGTATTGTATCTATTGGTTATTTTTCTATTTGGATTTAAGAACTCTTTTCTTAAATGAGCTGAATTTTGAAATATATTTACTGGTATATAATAGAGCAATTATAAGCATTCCAAAAGCTAACCCCAAGCAAAAATCTGCAATATTTTTAGTAATACCAAGTCCAACTAAATCAGTATATTCCAAAATCATAAAAACAATAAAACTCACTACACCAATCCAGGAAAAAACATGTAATTTCCTCATCAGTTTTATTTTTTCATCATTAGTAAAATCAGCAACTTTCAATACAGTTTCTTTTAATTCTTCATTCATTTTTTCACTTCTCCTTTCCCCATCTAATAATTCTTCGAGATCCACATTATAATAATCTGCCAATTCAATAATTATGCATATATCTGGCAAGTTTGAGCCGGTTTCCCATCTGGATACGGTTCTATTGGATACACACATAATTTCTGCTAATTGTTCTTGGGTAATACTTTTCTCTCTACGAAGTTCTTTCATAAATTCGCCTATCTTCTTTTGATTCATTAATTTTTCCTCCTTTCTTTTTTAGGCTAAGGGAAATAAGTGAGATTTAACAGGACATAGATAAGGAAATAGCTTGTATTTCATAACTGGACACAAGATGTCTAGCTATTTTATTTGTACCAGTTCCATATGCTTCTATCGGTATCTGCCAGTTAGCATATGATATTACAAGTTTCTTAATCTTTGCTTTTGTAATTCTATGCAAAACCAAGTTAACTTTTAATAATAGTTCCTGAAGCCCTTGATACTAAAGCATTTATGCACCCTATCACTATTATGACACGCTCCTCTGTAGTATGCCATACATAGCCACCATGGGGGATTTTATCTTCATTGTCAAGACCAAAGGCTGCCAATTCCACTGCTTGCAGGGCATATACCTGATCGGGTCGCATTATCATATGTTTGCTGTTTTCTTCGTCTTCGTCGATAATTAAGTAGTCACCAACTAGCTGGTGAGCCATTGGTATCATTAGAAAACTGGCTATAACCTCTTTCCAATCGTTGATGGGTTATTGTCTCTATCTGCCCAGCCAAAGACAAACTTTGGATTAAAGTCATTTATAGTCTTTGGAGTTGCAAAATACCTTGTGGCTACTTCTGAAGTGACAACCATTATTTAGGAAAAAGCCATAAAGTTATTGGTATATTCGCCATCTCCATAGTATCTTTTAAACTGATAAAATGCCTCTGTTAAGGACTTGTCCGTTCTCTTTTGCTCAATATTAATTAAGGGTAAACCATTGATTAAAAGGACTATATCAAAACGGTTACCATTAGGTGTAGATACTTCACGGGCTATGGTATAGCTGGAATCACCACCGCTGACCTGTGCCTTTTTAAATATAGTCACTTAGTGTAAAATGATTGTAGGAAAAAAATAAAAGAGAATAACTCCTTATGTTATAATGCAAGTGCCAAAACCCACAAATAACAAAGAAAGGAATCATTCTCATGAATACTATTGTACATCAAATTATCGAAAAAATCATTAGTGGAAGTAACGAAAATTTAGAAAGTCTTTTTAAAAAGGATAAAGATATATCAACCTATATATTAAACACAAAAGGAATGTTAAATGGAATAGGGACAGATCTTGTCAAGATGGCATTAGAAATGGCAGATGAAATAGTCAAAGAATCAAGCAGCAGAAAAGAAAACTGGAATGTTCAAAGAAAAGCTGATGAGAAAGTATTATTAACACTGTTTGGAGAAGTTAATTATAAGCGAACCTATTATAAACATAAGCACAATAAGGAATATAGCTATCTATCAGATGAGATACTTTGCCTATCCCCTCATGAACGAATGGATGCTTCTCTTGAAGCAGAATTAATCACAAAAACCACCGATTTATCTTATGAAAAAAGTGGGAAAAGGTCAGCAACAAATTTACGTATTAGTAAACAAACAGTAATGAACAGTATTAGAAACTTAGGAGCGCTAGATTATGATGCATTGATCCCAACTACTAATTTGAAAGATCAAAAGAAGGTCAAAATTATATATATAGAAGCAGACGAAGACCATGTTGCTATGCAAGATGGTAGTAATAGACAGGTAAGATTAATCTATGTTCATGGAGGAAGAAAAAAACAAGCTCAGGGCGTACGCCGTGCAATAGTAAGTTCATCCGCATTGAAGTACGTGGAGTACATATACTCTACTTTTGTATATCGTGCATAATTTTCTAAAACACGGGGATAACTATGGAGAAGAGCATACTCCAATCCTAAATAGGAAATGACCTATTTAGGATTCTATCTAAGAATAGGTAAAACAAGGAATCCACACGAAGAATGGAAATAGTATTAAAGGTAATTTAAGATTTTAAGAAACAACTTATTAAAATGGGTTGAAAAAGTTCTAAGAAGAGTATATAATTAAGATGAAGTTATTAAAATGCATTTAAAAAGTTTAGGAGGGATCTTATGAAAGAATATTTTGAAGGTGTAAGTAAGATTCAATATGAAGGACCAAATTCTACTAATCCTTTAGCATTTAAATATTATGACCCAAATAAAGTAGTGGCAGGAAAACCAATGAAAGATCATTTTAGATTTGCCATGAGTTATTGGCACACTCTAACAGCTATGGGTACTGACGTATTTGGTGAAGGAACAGCCCAAAGACCTTGGGCGGGCAAAGAAGGAATGGAATTAGCTAAGGCAAGGGCTGAGGCAGGATTCGAATTTATGAGTAAACTAGGCATAGAGTATTTTTGTTTTCATGATCTTGATATTGCCCCAGAAGGTAACTCATTAGAAGAAAAATTTGCTTACTTAGATGAGATTTCCGATTATATTTTAGAGTTAATGCAAAAGACAGGTATAAAATGCTTATGGGGAACAACTAATGCATTTGGAAACCAAAGATTTGTTCATGGGGCATCTACCTCTCCTAATGCCGATGTATTTGCTATTGCTGCTGCACAGGTTAAAAAAGCAATGGATATTACCAAAAAGCTCGGTGGAGAAAACTATGTATTTTGGGGTGGAAGAGAAGGTTATGAAACCCTGCTTAATACGGATACAGCCTTGGAGCAAGATAATTATGCAAGATTTTTGCAAATGGCAGTGGATTATGCTAAGAAAATAGGTTTCACAGGACAATTCCTAATTGAGCCTAAACCAAAAGAGCCTACAAAACATCAATACGATTTTGACGTTATGACTGTTTTAGGTTTTCTCAGAAGATACAATTTACAAGATTATTTTAAGGTGAACATAGAAGCTAATCATGCGACATTGGCAGGCCACACATTCCAACACGAACTTAACTTTGCTAGAATCAACGGTGTATTGGGAAGTATCGATGCTAACCAAGGAGATGTAATGTTAGGCTGGGATACGGATCAATTCCCAACTAATATTTATGATGCAGTTTTAGCTATGTATGAAGTACTTAAAAATGAAGGTATAGCTCCGGGAGGATTTAACTTTGATGCTAAGGTAAGAAGGGGTTCCTTTGAGGTAGAAGACCTATTTATCGGATACATTGTTGGAATGGACACCTTTGCTAAGGGACTTATGGTAGCGGATCAAATGCTTTCTGATAAGGCATTAGAAAGTTTTGTAGAAGAAAGATATAAAAGTTACACAGAGGGTATCGGAAAGGATATCGTAGAAAATAAAGTTGGGTTTGAAGAATTAACAGCTCACGCTCTTAAAAATGATAAAGTTGTTAATAAATCTGGTAGGCAGGAAATGTTAGAAGATATCGTTAACAAATACATCTACACT
Proteins encoded in this region:
- a CDS encoding helix-turn-helix transcriptional regulator, encoding MNQKKIGEFMKELRREKSITQEQLAEIMCVSNRTVSRWETGSNLPDICIIIELADYYNVDLEELLDGERRSEKMNEELKETVLKVADFTNDEKIKLMRKLHVFSWIGVVSFIVFMILEYTDLVGLGITKNIADFCLGLAFGMLIIALLYTSKYISKFSSFKKRVLKSK
- the xylA gene encoding xylose isomerase, translated to MKEYFEGVSKIQYEGPNSTNPLAFKYYDPNKVVAGKPMKDHFRFAMSYWHTLTAMGTDVFGEGTAQRPWAGKEGMELAKARAEAGFEFMSKLGIEYFCFHDLDIAPEGNSLEEKFAYLDEISDYILELMQKTGIKCLWGTTNAFGNQRFVHGASTSPNADVFAIAAAQVKKAMDITKKLGGENYVFWGGREGYETLLNTDTALEQDNYARFLQMAVDYAKKIGFTGQFLIEPKPKEPTKHQYDFDVMTVLGFLRRYNLQDYFKVNIEANHATLAGHTFQHELNFARINGVLGSIDANQGDVMLGWDTDQFPTNIYDAVLAMYEVLKNEGIAPGGFNFDAKVRRGSFEVEDLFIGYIVGMDTFAKGLMVADQMLSDKALESFVEERYKSYTEGIGKDIVENKVGFEELTAHALKNDKVVNKSGRQEMLEDIVNKYIYTV